GGGTTGATCGGGATTGTTCTGGGCTGGTGCCGTACCTGCAACGTCATCTGCGCTATCGGTTTCTGCCGCAGGCACAGGTACCGTATCAGATTTCACCGCATCCGTGGTTTCGCGGCTTGCCTGTTCGTTCGCGGTATAGCCGATATCGATCTTGCCATCGGCACGGCGCACAAGGCGTAATTTGGGGCCGATCAGGTTGAGTTCGCGCAGCGCCAGAACGCCGTCAAACAATGCGCGGCTGGAAAACACCACGTCGGCCTCTGGAACATGCAGCATTTCATTGTCCGCACCGTCGCGGACCGAAACATCGCGCAATCGGATATCGAACCGTTCCTGCCATCCGCGCCAGAACAGGACCATATCGCCGACATCGAAACGGGTATCGCCGCTGCTTTCGTTCAGCTCGGCCACGACATACGGTACGAGACGATGCAGGGAAACCGGGCCTTGCGAGATGCGCCAGACCAGTACACCAAGGAAAACGCCGACAAACAGGACCACGGCAGCAAGAAGCAGCCCACACCAGCCGGTAAAGATTTTGATGCGACGCACCTGCCTAAAGATCCCGAATTTACGATGCCATGAATGACTTTTCAATCAATGCAATAACGCCGTCAAGCCAATGAAGTTTCGCGGATGGCGAAAAACCTAATAAATGTAAACTGATACTGTTTCCCTGTCGCCTTTTTGGTATCGTCGGAAACAAAGGAAACAATCTGTGTCATGTCCTGCCCCTGACCGGATGCCGGAAATAGCCAGCAAAGCACGACAAGCCAAGGGATAGCCCGGTTCGACGTCCAAGAGCAATAACAAGAGCAACACAAGGAAAGCAAAAAGTGTCTCTTTCCTGGATTACACCTGATCTGCCGAAACCCTTCGATGCGGATCGCTGCAATAACGGTTTCGAAAGATGGTCAGCACTTGCCGATCGTCCCGTCTTTGAACATCTGGCACAACAGATTGGCGACATTGCGGCCAACAGCCCGAAAAAAGATGTTCTGGCGGCAATGTTTGGCAATAGCCCGTACCTGACAAACCTGTGCCTGCGCGATCCCGATATCGTCTGTCTGACTTTTGATCAGGGACTTGACGTTGCCTTTGACGCCGCCCTTGATCCGGTGCGCAAAAGTGCCAATGCCAGCGCCCTGGATCAGGCAAACACCATGGCCGAAGTGCGCAAGGCGAAACGCCGGGCGGCTTTGGTTATTGCAATGGCCGATATCTGCAAGGCGTGGACGCTTGATAAAATCACGAGCGCGATTAGCACTACAGCCGAGGTCACGCTTGAGTTCGCCTTGGCGCATTGCCTTTCGGCAACGGCCAGACAGCGCAAATTCGACCTGCCCCATCCCGATGATCCGTTGCGCGATTGCGGGATATTTGCGATTGGCATGGGAAAGCTTGGCGCCAAAGAGCTTAACTATTCATCCGATATCGACCTGATCTTCCTTTATGATCACGAGGTCGTCACCTATATCGACCCGGATCGCTTGCAGCAGGATCTGGTGCGGATGGTGCGCGATGTCACGCGCATCATGGAAGAACGCACCGGTGATGGCTATGTTTTCCGCACCGATCTGCGCCTGCGCCCCGATCCGGCATCCACCCCGCCGATCCTGTCGATGCTGGCGGCTGAAACCTATTACGAGACGGTTGGTCAGAACTGGGAACGTGCAGCCATGATCAAGGCACGCATCGTTGCAGGAGACAAAAAATCAGGCGATATATTCCTTGAAATATTGCGCCCTTATGTCTGGCGCAAGCATCTTGATTTCCTTGCCATTCAGGACATTCATTCGATCAAACGCCAGATCAACGCCCACAAGGGCGGCAGCAAGGTCGTGATTCCGGGCCACAATATCAAGCTTGGCCGTGGCGGCATTCGCGAGATCGAATTTTTCGCCCAGACCCAGCAACTGATCTGGGGCGGGCGCGAGGTTGCGCTCCGCTGCAAGGCGACCTGTGATGCGCTGCGCGAATTGACCGAATTTGGCCAGATTACCGAACAGGTTCGCGACGAAATGCTTGTCGCCTATGAGTTTTTGCGCACCGTCGAACATCGTTTGCAAATGACAAACGACCAGCAGACGCAGACATTGCCCGACAATGACGAAGGACTGCACGGGCTTGCGACCTTCCTTGGCTATGCCACGCTTGATGGTTTCAAAGCCGATCTGTTGCATCATCTGCGCAAGGTCGAAAGCAATTATGCCGAACTTTTCGAAGATGATATTCCCCTGGTCGCATCCGACGGCAATCTTGTCTTTACCGGAACGGAAGACGACCCTGATACAATTGAAAATCTGCGCCATATGGGGTTCGAGAACCCGACCAATGTTTCGGTTACCGTGCGCGGATGGCATCACGGGCGTTATCGTGCCACCCGGTCAAGGCGGGCACGTGAAATCCTGACCGAGCTGATGCCGACCCTGTTGAAGGCATTGTCGCAAACCACCAACCCGGACATGGCGTTTCGCGCCTTTGATGAATTCCTCAAAGGGCTGCCTGCTGGCGTTCAGCTTTTCTCGTTGCTGACGGCAAATCCGGAACTGCTTGAGCTTCTGGCGCAGATTGCCGGTACGGCACCGCGCATGGCCAAATATCTGGGGCGCAATGCCGGGGTGCTTGATTATGTTCTGATGTCGGGCTTCCACGACGAACTGCCCGATGCCGATACGATGCTTGAGGAACTCAACAGCCTTCTTTCGCGCGAGGATATGGTCGAAGACTGGCTTGATACCGCACGGCGCTGGGCGAACGATCAGAAGTTCCGCATTGATGTGCAAACCATCCAGAACCGCCATACCCCGCATCAGGCAGGCCGGGCATTGGCCGATGTCGCCGATGTGGCCATTCGCGCGCTTTTCCCGCGCATTGCCGATGATTTTGCGCAAAAGCATGGCAAGTTTGACGATGGCGGGCTTGCGGTCTTTGCGCTTGGCAAACATGGCGGGCAGGAACTTTCGCCCGGTTCCGATCTTGATATGATCTTTGTCTATGAAGTGCCCGAGGATGCCGAAGAATCAAATGGCGAAAAGCCGCTTAGCCCCGGCCATTATTACATCCGGCTCAGCCAGCGTTACATCAACGCCCTTTCGGCACCGACGGCCGAGGGGGTCCT
The Thalassospira xiamenensis M-5 = DSM 17429 DNA segment above includes these coding regions:
- a CDS encoding bifunctional [glutamine synthetase] adenylyltransferase/[glutamine synthetase]-adenylyl-L-tyrosine phosphorylase, with the translated sequence MSLSWITPDLPKPFDADRCNNGFERWSALADRPVFEHLAQQIGDIAANSPKKDVLAAMFGNSPYLTNLCLRDPDIVCLTFDQGLDVAFDAALDPVRKSANASALDQANTMAEVRKAKRRAALVIAMADICKAWTLDKITSAISTTAEVTLEFALAHCLSATARQRKFDLPHPDDPLRDCGIFAIGMGKLGAKELNYSSDIDLIFLYDHEVVTYIDPDRLQQDLVRMVRDVTRIMEERTGDGYVFRTDLRLRPDPASTPPILSMLAAETYYETVGQNWERAAMIKARIVAGDKKSGDIFLEILRPYVWRKHLDFLAIQDIHSIKRQINAHKGGSKVVIPGHNIKLGRGGIREIEFFAQTQQLIWGGREVALRCKATCDALRELTEFGQITEQVRDEMLVAYEFLRTVEHRLQMTNDQQTQTLPDNDEGLHGLATFLGYATLDGFKADLLHHLRKVESNYAELFEDDIPLVASDGNLVFTGTEDDPDTIENLRHMGFENPTNVSVTVRGWHHGRYRATRSRRAREILTELMPTLLKALSQTTNPDMAFRAFDEFLKGLPAGVQLFSLLTANPELLELLAQIAGTAPRMAKYLGRNAGVLDYVLMSGFHDELPDADTMLEELNSLLSREDMVEDWLDTARRWANDQKFRIDVQTIQNRHTPHQAGRALADVADVAIRALFPRIADDFAQKHGKFDDGGLAVFALGKHGGQELSPGSDLDMIFVYEVPEDAEESNGEKPLSPGHYYIRLSQRYINALSAPTAEGVLFETDLRLRPSGNKGPLATHFKSFEAYQLNEAWTWEHMALTRLRPVYGPQALCDRVMETTNSVLQKKRNPDDLLRDVYDMRNRMDAGKGDSHPWAIKMRRGGLVDLEFIAQYLQLAHAHTHPEILSPTTREVFKNLSSAGILEAEEATFLANAGSFWLALQAMLRLTTEGPFDPANASTDLRRMLARAGQCDDFDALQAKLDETAGRIKAIYDRLITEPAEKLPPRSE